In one Megasphaera vaginalis (ex Bordigoni et al. 2020) genomic region, the following are encoded:
- a CDS encoding LysR family transcriptional regulator, whose amino-acid sequence MNLSHLRYFVKLAQVKHYTKAAEQLCITQPSLSHAISQLETELGVILFEKGPHGTELTDFGKQFFASVNSSLNILDNGIKTIKHGAKGNGLIRIGCLRTLGTHYVPEVVAAFKEAHPDKDLHFTFSTDMTRGLLEGLVEDSFDVVFASKPLNPSQFDITAVSKQDLVLITPKDHPLAEKYVIDLRDTLQYPYIAFDSTSGLRPIISRMFSEIKGSPQVVYEVSEDQVIAGLVAKKFGIAVVPYMDILLQLDVKILPIAYPSYERKFYAIFNKNHYLPPVVQNFRNFIISHIPKE is encoded by the coding sequence ATATTTCGTCAAACTAGCACAAGTAAAACATTATACGAAAGCGGCAGAGCAATTATGTATTACGCAACCAAGCTTAAGCCACGCTATTTCCCAGCTTGAAACTGAGTTAGGCGTCATCCTGTTCGAAAAAGGGCCTCATGGGACCGAATTAACTGATTTTGGAAAACAGTTCTTTGCCAGTGTAAACAGCTCTCTGAACATCCTTGACAACGGTATTAAAACAATCAAGCACGGGGCTAAAGGAAACGGACTCATTCGAATCGGTTGCTTGCGGACCTTGGGCACGCACTACGTTCCGGAAGTAGTAGCCGCGTTTAAGGAAGCACATCCTGACAAGGATTTGCATTTTACTTTCAGCACCGATATGACACGCGGTTTATTGGAAGGACTAGTTGAAGATTCATTCGACGTCGTTTTTGCTTCCAAGCCCTTAAACCCTTCTCAATTTGATATTACCGCCGTTTCAAAACAGGATTTGGTTCTCATTACCCCTAAAGATCATCCATTAGCAGAAAAATACGTAATCGACTTGCGGGACACACTACAGTATCCTTATATCGCCTTTGATTCAACATCGGGATTACGCCCCATTATATCTCGTATGTTTTCAGAGATTAAAGGCTCCCCGCAAGTTGTTTACGAAGTATCAGAGGACCAAGTAATCGCCGGTCTTGTAGCTAAAAAATTCGGCATTGCCGTTGTTCCATATATGGATATTCTCTTACAGCTTGATGTTAAAATCCTACCCATTGCCTACCCATCATATGAACGAAAGTTTTACGCTATTTTTAATAAAAACCATTATTTACCTCCTGTCGTCCAAAATTTCAGAAATTTCATCATCAGCCATATTCCAAAAGAATAA